The segment TGCTTCGCTCGATTCGCGGGCGGCAAAAATGGCAGCCTCGTTGGCCAGATTTTTCAGTTCTGCCCCACTCATTCCCATGGCATTGCGGGCAATTTTCTCCAGATTCACATCAAAATGGATCGGCTTATTGCGAATATGTAGCTTCAAAATATCCAGCCGGCCCTGCCACGTGGGTCGATCTACGGTCACATGGCGGTCAAAACGGCCTGGTCGCAACAATGCCGCATCCAGAACATCCGGGCGGTTTGTTGCTGCCACCACTATAATTGATTCGGTCTGGGTGAAGCCGTCCATTTCGCCGAGAATCTGATTCAGGGTTTGTTCCCGTTCATCAGACCCACCCCCTACACCAGCCCCACGCATCCGACCGACAGCATCAATTTCGTCGATGAAAATCAGGCAGGGAGCATTTTCCTTGGCGGTGCGGAAAAGATCTCGGACACGACTCGCACCTACACCCACAAACATCTGGATAAATTCGGAGCCGTTGATGCTGAAAAATGGCACGCCCGCTTCACCAGCAACAGCACGTGCCAACAAGGTTTTCCCCGTTCCGGGTGGGCCCACCAGCAGCACACCTTTGGGAACTTCGGCACCCAGACGGACAAACTTGGCCGGTTCCCGCAGAAATTCAACTACTTCTTCCAGTTCTTTTTTGGAATTATCCATGCCAGCCACATCGCGAAAGGTGGTGCGGTTGGAAGTTTTGTCCATCCGGCGGGCACTGCTGCGGGTGAAACTGCTGGCAAAGCCACCACCCATTGGATCGCGCATTCGTGGCAGAATAAACAGGAAGAAAATTGCCAAAAGCACAATTGGGAAAATCAGGTAAATAATCGAACTGAGCAACTGACCGAGATCTTCATCGACCGTGATTTTTATCGGCTTCAGGTTGCCATTTTTAATCGATTTTTCATTAACTTCTGCGTCGGTGCTTGCAATCTTACGGATGTAGATGTTCTGATCTTCCATCTTGGGTAAGACGACAGCGAATGCCCCGTTGGGCAATTTCATTTCTTTAATGAATTCGATGGAATTATCGCGGACTACACCCGTTAATTTTACATCGGATGCGACCACTAGTTCTTTGATGGCACCCGCATTGACCAGTTGGTCGAATTGCTGGAGATCAATATTTCTGGGGCCGGATTTGAAAATCAGGAACACAAAGAACGCTACCAGAAGCAACGCACCACTGATGAACGTCATGGTAATCAGTGGGGATGCCCGTTCCGGACGTTGTGGGTCCTTCCCGGGTTTGGCAGGCTCGGGTTTCAACTGGGGCGGTGGCCCCGATTTTTGTTCAGGTTGATCGCTATTCACGGGATATGGTGGCTAATTATTCTTTGTTGGTCTCATCAGAATCATTGGACTTTGGTTTGCCCTTTGGTGGCTTTTTGGTTTCTTCGTCGGTGGTCTCCCGCGACTTGAAGAACGCTTCTAATGCACCAAAAGTCAACAAGGGTTTCTTCCCATCCAATTCTTCTTTGGTTAATTTGGGCAATGCGCGTGGTTTTTCTGGTTTCCGTGGTGCCGCAGGTGGTCGTGGGGCAGGTTTGTGCATCCCTTCCCCTTCCGAACCGCGTGCCACTGGTTCAGATCGCTGGTGCGAACGTGGCGGCCGGGTATTTGTATTTGGGCGTGGTTGATCGCTGCGTGGGCCTGCCGGTCGAGGTGAAGGTCGCCCACGATCCCTTGGCTGCGATTGCGCTGGTCGTTCCCCACGTGGTGCTGGTGGCCGACGCTCGCCACGTTCCCCACTTGCAGGTGGGCGTGGAGCACCGGGTTGACGTTCCCTTGGTGGACGCTGGTTCCCCTTGGGCCGCTGTTCGCGTGGTTGATCTTTCGGGCGTGGCTGAGCCGGGTCGATCATGGTCAGCGATGCCCGTTTACGGTTGGAATCAATTCCCACCACCCAAACGGTCACGACATCGCCCACACTGACGACATTGTAAGGATTTTTGACAAATTTCGCGGCCAGTTCGCTGATGTGCACCAGGCCGGTGTCTTTCAAACCGATGTCGATAAAGGCACCGAATGGCACTACATTGACAACCGTGCCTGTCAATTTCATCCCCACCTGCAGGTCTTCGAGCCGCAGACTACGGGTCTTTAATACTGGTGCAGGTCGGCTGCTGCGGGGGTCTTCATGCGGATCTGCCAGCCCTTGAATCGCTTCTTCAATCACTGCGGGCTCTACCTGATAGCGGCGTGCAGTGTCTGCGACATCCATTTCGGCCAGAACAGCGCGAATTTTCTGCAGTTTATCGCGATTTCGCAAGTCGTCTGAAATGAATCCCGCTTCGGCCAGCAGTTGGCGGGCAACGGAATAGCAACTCGGGTGCAGCCACGTTTCGTCCAGTGGTTCGGTACCACCATAGACCCGCAGGAAACCGATGCTTTGCTGGTAACGGTTGTCGTTCATCCCTGAAATTGACTTGAGCTGCGTGCGGTTGGTAATCCCGCCATTCGTGCTGCGAAACTGAACGAGATCGTTTGCAACCATCGCATTCAGGCTGGCAACATGCCGCAACAGCACGGCAGGTGCGGTATTGACATCCACCCCCACTTCGCTGACGCAGGCCGAAATCACCGGTTCAACCAGTGTTCGCAGTTGTCTTACCTTTAAATCGTGCTGATAGAGCCCTACACCCAGGTGCTGGGGATCAATTTTAACGCATTCCCCCATCGGATCGAGCAGCCGTCGGCCGATCGAAATAGCGGCGATGGTTGGTTTGTCAAATTCGGGATATTCTTCGCGGGCGTCCGGGCTATTGGCATAATCGGCCGCACCAGCTTCGTTGGCAATAATATACGCCAGTGGTTGCTTTGACTGTCCTTCTTCTGTGGGAAGATCCAGTTTGGCAATCAGTTCCGAAACCAGTTGCTCCAGATCACGACAACCCTGGGCATTGCCAATCGCAATAACGCTAACATCATACTGTTCAATGAGTTGCGTCAATTGTTCCTGAATTGCATCTGCCACCTGTTCGCTCAGCTTTGGTGCGTTGGCTTCGGCCAGCAATTCGCCTTTCGGCCCCAGCACCACCAGTTTGGTGGATTCCCGACCTGCGGGATCAATCACCAGCAAACGACAGGGGGGTAATGGTGGGGAAAGCAGCAGACTGTGGTAGTTCTTGCAGAAAATGTCTACCGCGTGGTCCAGTGCCTCTTCCGTCAGTTCCTTGCGGATTTCTTCGATCAGTTCTGGCACCACAATCTGGTGCACTGCAATAGGCAGTGCCAGTTCCAGCATTTCACGGTGGGGATGTTCTGCAAAATTCAGTTCGCTGCGGGCGGCAGTTTCGACTGCATTGACATCGAATTCAACCCGCACCTGGAGAACGTTGGCTTTTTCCCCACGATTAACCGCCAGAATCCGGTGCGGTGGGATTTCACGAAGCTTTTCCCGAAAATCATAATAATCGCGGTATTCCTGTTCGCGTTGCTGCATGCGTCGCGACTTTGCAGGCTGTCTGGGAGACGGTTCAGCCCCACCTGTGGGCTCGGTGCTGGCAGGTTCTGCGTTTGGTGCACTTTCACTAACTTCTTCACTCGCAGGGGTTTGCGCACTTTCGTGTTCGCCAGTGGCTTCCGTGGGAGTGCTAGCACCTTCGGTAGTCGGTGTGGGGGCAGAATCTGCCTCAACTTCCCCACTGGTGGCAGGTTCTGCTTCCGGCTCACCT is part of the Zavarzinella sp. genome and harbors:
- a CDS encoding Tex-like N-terminal domain-containing protein; protein product: MLTTTEEFKIDFQRLATEMKLESDLLERIQSLLRAGFDAGYLARYRRKDVGGQSAETIRTIAKRIAAIADLEEKKKTAIKLIDLQGGLTDSLRTALEGAISQRQVDDLFHPFRPKKVHFAQEAIDKGLEELAKAVWQRDPAVDNLADVLAGMVDPEKNLNSAEEIQRLTEQLLAEILGDLPEVRTTTRRALWDLGVIITSKKSTGEPEAEPATSGEVEADSAPTPTTEGASTPTEATGEHESAQTPASEEVSESAPNAEPASTEPTGGAEPSPRQPAKSRRMQQREQEYRDYYDFREKLREIPPHRILAVNRGEKANVLQVRVEFDVNAVETAARSELNFAEHPHREMLELALPIAVHQIVVPELIEEIRKELTEEALDHAVDIFCKNYHSLLLSPPLPPCRLLVIDPAGRESTKLVVLGPKGELLAEANAPKLSEQVADAIQEQLTQLIEQYDVSVIAIGNAQGCRDLEQLVSELIAKLDLPTEEGQSKQPLAYIIANEAGAADYANSPDAREEYPEFDKPTIAAISIGRRLLDPMGECVKIDPQHLGVGLYQHDLKVRQLRTLVEPVISACVSEVGVDVNTAPAVLLRHVASLNAMVANDLVQFRSTNGGITNRTQLKSISGMNDNRYQQSIGFLRVYGGTEPLDETWLHPSCYSVARQLLAEAGFISDDLRNRDKLQKIRAVLAEMDVADTARRYQVEPAVIEEAIQGLADPHEDPRSSRPAPVLKTRSLRLEDLQVGMKLTGTVVNVVPFGAFIDIGLKDTGLVHISELAAKFVKNPYNVVSVGDVVTVWVVGIDSNRKRASLTMIDPAQPRPKDQPREQRPKGNQRPPRERQPGAPRPPASGERGERRPPAPRGERPAQSQPRDRGRPSPRPAGPRSDQPRPNTNTRPPRSHQRSEPVARGSEGEGMHKPAPRPPAAPRKPEKPRALPKLTKEELDGKKPLLTFGALEAFFKSRETTDEETKKPPKGKPKSNDSDETNKE
- the ftsH gene encoding ATP-dependent zinc metalloprotease FtsH; its protein translation is MKPEPAKPGKDPQRPERASPLITMTFISGALLLVAFFVFLIFKSGPRNIDLQQFDQLVNAGAIKELVVASDVKLTGVVRDNSIEFIKEMKLPNGAFAVVLPKMEDQNIYIRKIASTDAEVNEKSIKNGNLKPIKITVDEDLGQLLSSIIYLIFPIVLLAIFFLFILPRMRDPMGGGFASSFTRSSARRMDKTSNRTTFRDVAGMDNSKKELEEVVEFLREPAKFVRLGAEVPKGVLLVGPPGTGKTLLARAVAGEAGVPFFSINGSEFIQMFVGVGASRVRDLFRTAKENAPCLIFIDEIDAVGRMRGAGVGGGSDEREQTLNQILGEMDGFTQTESIIVVAATNRPDVLDAALLRPGRFDRHVTVDRPTWQGRLDILKLHIRNKPIHFDVNLEKIARNAMGMSGAELKNLANEAAIFAARESSEAIKAVHFDRAAERILFGAKRDHKHNPEEQKRTAYHEAGHALCGWYEPHADPLWKVSILPRGQAAGVTVSQIDEDKIDQSRTELISRLVVIMGGRAADNLVYGEERSGAMNDLKQATRIARIMVTQLGMSSRLGPVYYRSGEEHVFLGKEIHESRDFSDVTAHEIDQETKDILREAEDRAINLLQAHRKELELLTEKLLEKEELDRDEVEQLIGPRPPKV